The genomic DNA AATCTCAGGGGTGTAGTGACACCCATCGTCGACCTACGGGTGCGCTTCGGCCTTTCATCCGTTCAGGACACGGAACATACACGCGTCATCATGGTCATTCTCGAGGACAAGGAAGTGGGGCTCATCGTCGATGCTGCAAACGACGTCCTCGATGTCCGCACAGAAGATATCGAAGACTCACCTGACGTGGCCGGTGTTCAGGAAGCGGATTATGTGGCGGGGGTTGTCAAATTGGATAAGAGGCTCTTGATCCTCCTTCACCTGGATAAGGTCCTACAGGCACTTTGACGTGGAATACAACAACATTACAACAGGGCATCTGGACGTACTGAAGGAGATAGGGAATATCGGGGCGGGCCATGCAGCAACCTCCCTATCTTCCCTGCTTGATAAGAAGATCGATATGAAGGTTCCTGCAGTCGACATGGTGTCTTTTGATGAAATGACGGAGCTTGCGGGCGGGGCTGAAACGATTGTTGTCGGAATCTTTTTAAGGATCCAGGGAGAGGTAACGGGCAATATGTTCTTCCTTCTTCCTCTTGAACAGGCCACCCGCTATGTTCAAATCATGTTGAAGGACCCCTCCTATACATTCCAGAAACCGCCTTATGAAGATATCGCCCTTTCTGCCATCCAGGAGCTCGGCAACATTGTAGCGGGCGCATATCTGTCTTCCCTATCCGACTTCACGGGATTATCGATCCATCCTTCTGTGCCGGCCGTTTCGGTCGACATGGCAGGTGCCATGGTCGGGTACGGTCTTCTCGAGATATCGAGGGTCGGTGATCATGCCCTCGTCATCGATACAGCCCTTAATGAAGAAGGGACAAAGGGCATCAAAGGGAACTTCTACCTTATTCTTGATCCTGAATCCTTCTCCATCGTTTTCAACTCGTTGGGAGTCGACGCGTGATGGGGACGGATTCGGTCGTCAAAGTAGGGATTGCCGAAATGAAACTCGTCAGGGGGACAGGTTCGATCCGAACGACCGGGCTCGGGTCCTGTGTCGGTCTTGTCCTTTATGATGGACGGATCCATTTGGCGGGTATGGCCCACGTCATGCTTCCGGACTCATCCTTCACAAAAGAAACGACAGTCAATCCCGGCAAATATGCAGATCTGGCCATACCGGGTCTCGTAGACCTCATGAATCGACATGGTGCGGATCCTTCAAGACTCGTCTGCAAAATGGCAGGCGGAGCTCAGATGTTCCAGGCGGCATCTGGGAGCGATATCATGCGAATCGGCCCGAGGAACGTGGAAGCAGTCAAAGAACAGCTGGACAGACTGAATATCAGAATCATCGCTGAAGACCTCGGGGGCAATAAAGGAAGAACCATTGAATTTTTCCCTGAAACCGGAATGTTGCAAGTGAGGACGGTGTATGAAGGAACAAAGGAAATGTGAGGACCAGGACGGGTCCTTGGAAAGGAGGGGTAATATGTCCCGACAACCGGATCGGAACGAAGAACAACCATACTGGGATAGATGGATCCACAACCGAGATACAGAGGCAGGGGATATGCTCGTCAAGAAATATATGCCCCTTGTTTCATATCATGTTCAACGAATTTCAGTCGGCCTCCCGAAAAACGTTTCAAGAGAAGATATCAAAAGCCTTGGTCTTATGGGGCTATTGGATGCACTGCAAAAATTCGATCCCACGAGAGATCTCAAGTTCGATACATATGCCTCTTTCAGGGTCAGGGGAGCCATCCTCGATGGCCTCAGGAAAGAAGACTGGCTCCCTCGGTCCACAAGGGATAAGGCCAAGAAGATCGAAGCCAGGACAGTGGAACTCGAGCAATCCCTTTTACGCCATGTGACACCGGAAGAAGTCGCCGCGTCCCTTGAAATGACGACAGATGAAGTCTATCAGGCAGCCAATGAGCATTTCTTTGCAAATGTCCTATCCATGGATGAACAGCTCTCGGCGGATGAAAGTGAATCTTCCTCCTTCTCTCTTAAGGATGAACGGGTCTTTTCACCGGAGGAAGCGACCGTCAAACAAGAAAACATGGAAGAGCTTGAAAAAATGATTCTAAAACTATCAGAGAAAGAGCAGCTCGTGCTAAGCTTGTTTTACAAGGAAGAATTGACCTTGACGGAAATCGGTCATGTTATGAATTTATCCACATCGAGAATCTCGCAGATCCATTCAAAGGCCATTTTCAAGTTGAGGAATTTCCTGAAACCTGAAGCAGGGGGATGATAGGATGACTCTCAAGGCGATCGAACTTCAGGTGGCGCTCCCGAGGACATTCGAAGCAGGGAAAGTGACGGAACAAGCGCAG from Rossellomorea marisflavi includes the following:
- a CDS encoding chemotaxis protein CheD gives rise to the protein MGTDSVVKVGIAEMKLVRGTGSIRTTGLGSCVGLVLYDGRIHLAGMAHVMLPDSSFTKETTVNPGKYADLAIPGLVDLMNRHGADPSRLVCKMAGGAQMFQAASGSDIMRIGPRNVEAVKEQLDRLNIRIIAEDLGGNKGRTIEFFPETGMLQVRTVYEGTKEM
- a CDS encoding chemotaxis protein CheW; translated protein: MTEVMTEQTKLIVFQLHDKEYALEVENVRSIEKLEHITRVPKTPEYVKGVINLRGVVTPIVDLRVRFGLSSVQDTEHTRVIMVILEDKEVGLIVDAANDVLDVRTEDIEDSPDVAGVQEADYVAGVVKLDKRLLILLHLDKVLQAL
- a CDS encoding chemotaxis protein CheC, yielding MEYNNITTGHLDVLKEIGNIGAGHAATSLSSLLDKKIDMKVPAVDMVSFDEMTELAGGAETIVVGIFLRIQGEVTGNMFFLLPLEQATRYVQIMLKDPSYTFQKPPYEDIALSAIQELGNIVAGAYLSSLSDFTGLSIHPSVPAVSVDMAGAMVGYGLLEISRVGDHALVIDTALNEEGTKGIKGNFYLILDPESFSIVFNSLGVDA
- a CDS encoding FliA/WhiG family RNA polymerase sigma factor, with amino-acid sequence MSRQPDRNEEQPYWDRWIHNRDTEAGDMLVKKYMPLVSYHVQRISVGLPKNVSREDIKSLGLMGLLDALQKFDPTRDLKFDTYASFRVRGAILDGLRKEDWLPRSTRDKAKKIEARTVELEQSLLRHVTPEEVAASLEMTTDEVYQAANEHFFANVLSMDEQLSADESESSSFSLKDERVFSPEEATVKQENMEELEKMILKLSEKEQLVLSLFYKEELTLTEIGHVMNLSTSRISQIHSKAIFKLRNFLKPEAGG